One window of Globicephala melas chromosome 2, mGloMel1.2, whole genome shotgun sequence genomic DNA carries:
- the CILP gene encoding cartilage intermediate layer protein 1 isoform X5: MWSPWSKCSAACGHPGVQTRTRTCLAETVSLCNDATEEGRLCMEQACSACDLTCPMGQVNADCDACMCQDFVLYGVVSLPGGAPASGATVYILTKTPKLLTQTDSSGRFRVPGLCPDGKSILKITKTKFAPIRLTMPKTRLKAATIKAEFMRAETPYIVMNPKAKARRAGQSVSLCCKATGKPKPDKYLWYHNSTLLDPSLYKHESKLVLRNLQRDQAGEYFCKARSDTGAAKSHVARLTVIAPDETPCNPTPESYLIQLPHDCFQNATNSFYYDVGRCPVKTCAGQQDNGIRCQDAVENCCGISKTEEREIQCSGYTLPTKVAMECSCQRCTETQSIVRGRVSASDNGEPMRFGHVYMGNSRVSMTGYKGTFTLHVPQDTERLVLTFVDRLQKFVNTTKVLPFNKKGSAVFHEIKMLRRKEPITLEAMETNIIPLGDVAGEDPVAELEIPSKSFYRQNGEPYTGKVKASVTFLDPRNISTATAAQSDLNFINDEGDTFPLRTYGMFSVDFTDEATSESLNVGKVKVHLDSTQVKMPEHLPMMKLWSLNPGTGLWEEEGDFKFESQRRNRREDRTFLVGNMEIRERRLFNLDVPESRRCFIKVRAYRSERFLPSEQMQGVVVSVINLEPRTGFSSNPRAWGRFDSVITGPNGACLPAFCDDQSPDAYSAYVLASLAGDELEAVESFPKFNPNAIGVPQPYLNKLKYRRTDHEDPQAKKTAFQISMAKPRPNSAEESNGPIYAFENLQACEEAPPSAAHFRFYQIEGDRYDYNTVPFNEDDPMSWTEDYLAWWPKPMEFRACYIKVKIMGPLEVNVRSRNMGGTHRQTVGKLYGIRDVKSTRDRDQPNVSAACLEFKCSGMLYDQDRVDRTLVKVIPQGSCHRVSVNSMLHEYLVNHLPLAVNDNTTEYTMLAPLDPLGHNYGIYTVTDQDPRTAKEIALGRCFDGTSDGSSRVMKSNVGVALTFNCVERQVGRQSAFQYLQSTPARPSPASTVRGRAPSRRQRSSQGGQRWRRGAASLRFSGVAQQPLSN; the protein is encoded by the exons CCCTCCCTGGGGGTGCCCCAGCCTCAGGGGCTACTGTCTACATCCTGACCAAAACACCTAAGCTATTGACCCAGACGGACAGCAGCGGGAGGTTCCGAGTCCCTGGCTTGTGCCCCGATGGCAAAAGCATCCTGAAGATCACAAAGACCAAGTTTGCCCCTATCAGGCTCACAATGCCTAAGACTAGACTGAAGGCAGCCACCATCAAGGCGGAGTTCATGAGGGcag AGACTCCATACATTGTGATGAACCCCAAGGCAAAAGCACGGAGAGCTGGGCAGAGTGTGTCCCTGTGCTGTAAGGCCACGGGGAAGCCCAAACCAGACAAGTATCTCTG GTACCATAACAGCACACTGTTGGACCCCTCCCTCTACAAGCACGAGAGCAAGCTGGTGCTGAGGAACCTGCAACGGGACCAGGCCGGGGAGTACTTCTGCAAGGCCCGGAGCGACACTGGGGCTGCAAAGTCCCATGTCGCCCGGCTGACTGTCATAG CCCCCGATGAGACTCCTTGCAACCCAACCCCCGAGAGCTACCTTATCCAGCTGCCCCATGATTGTTTCCAGAATGCCACCAACTCCTTCTACTATGATGTGGGTCGTTGCCCTGTCAAGACCTGTGCAGGGCAGCAGGATAATGGGATCAGGTGCCAGGATGCTGTGGAGAACTGCTGTGGGATCTCCAAAACAGAGGAGAGGGAGATCCAGTGCAGTGGGTACACACTGCCCACCAAGGTGGCCATGGAGTGCAGCTGCCAGCGGTGTACGGAGACCCAGAGTATCGTTCGGGGACGCGTCAGCGCCTCTGACAATGGGGAACCCATGCGCTTTGGCCACGTGTACATGGGGAACAGCCGTGTGAGCATGACTGGCTACAAGGGCACGTTCACCCTCCACGTCCCTCAGGACACTGAGAGGCTGGTGCTCACATTTGTGGACAGGCTGCAGAAGTTTGTCAACACCACCAAAGTGCTGCCCTTCAATAAGAAAGGGAGTGCGGTGTTCCATGAGATCAAGATGCTTCGGCGGAAAGAACCCATCACCTTGGAGGCCATGGAGACCAACATTATCCCCTTGGGGGATGTGGCTGGTGAAGATCCTGTGGCTGAGCTGGAGATCCCATCCAAGAGTTTCTACCGGCAGAACGGGGAGCCCTACACAGGAAAAGTAAAGGCCAGTGTGACCTTCCTGGATCCTCGGAATATTTCCACAGCTACTGCTGCCCAGAGTGACCTGAACTTCATCAATGATGAAGGAGACACCTTCCCCCTTCGAACATACGGCATGTTCTCTGTGGACTTCACAGATGAGGCCACCTCAGAGTCACTTAATGTTGGCAAGGTAAAGGTCCACCTCGACTCAACCCAGGTCAAGATGCCAGAGCACTTGCCCATGATGAAACTCTGGTCCCTCAACCCAGGCACAGGGCTGTGGGAGGAGGAAGGTGACTTCAAATTTGAAAGCCAAAGGCGGAACAGAAGAGAAGACAGGACCTTCCTGGTGGGCAACATGGAGATTCGTGAGAGGAGGCTCTTTAACCTGGACGTCCCTGAAAGCAGGAGGTGCTTCATCAAGGTGAGGGCCTACCGAAGTGAGAGGTTCTTGCCCAGTGAGCAGATGCAGGGTGTCGTGGTCTCTGTGATCAACCTGGAGCCCCGGACTGGCTTCTCCTCTAACCCCAGGGCCTGGGGCCGCTTTGACAGTGTCATCACTGGTCCCAATGGGGCCTGTCTGCCTGCCTTCTGCGATGACCAGTCCCCTGATGCCTACTCTGCCTACGTCTTAGCAAGCCTGGCTGGGGACGAGCTGGAAGCAGTGGAGTCTTTTCCTAAATTCAACCCAAATGCAATTGGTGTCCCTCAGCCCTACCTCAACAAGCTCAAGTACCGCCGGACAGACCATGAGGACCCACAGGCCAAGAAGACAGCTTTCCAGATCAGCATGGCCAAACCAAGGCCCAACTCAGCCGAGGAGAGCAATGGACCCATCTATGCATTTGAGAACCTCCAGGCATGCGAGGAAGCACCTCCCAGTGCGGCCCACTTCCGGTTCTACCAGATTGAGGGAGATCGGTATGACTACAACACGGTCCCTTTCAACGAGGATGACCCCATGAGCTGGACTGAAGACTACCTGGCATGGTGGCCCAAGCCAATGGAGTTCAGGGCCTGCTATATCAAGGTGAAGATCATGGGGCCACTGGAGGTGAACGTGCGATCCCGTAACATGGGGGGCACCCACCGGCAGACAGTGGGAAAGCTGTATGGAATCCGGGATGTGAAGAGCACGCGGGACAGGGACCAGCCCAATGTCTCAGCTGCTTGTTTGGAGTTCAAGTGCAGTGGGATGCTCTATGACCAGGACCGTGTAGACCGCACGCTGGTGAAGGTTATCCCCCAGGGCAGCTGCCATCGAGTCAGCGTAAACTCCATGCTGCATGAGTACCTGGTCAACCACCTGCCACTGGCGGTCAATGACAACACCACTGAGTACACCATGCTGGCGCCCTTGGACCCACTGGGCCACAACTATGGCATCTACACTGTCACTGACCAGGACCCTCGCACAGCCAAGGAGATTGCGCTTGGCCGGTGCTTTGATGGCACATCTGATGGCTCCTCCAGAGTCATGAAGAGCAATGTGGGAGTGGCCCTGACCTTTAACTGCGTAGAGAGGCAGGTGGGCCGTCAGAGTGCCTTCCAGTACCTCCAAAGCACCCCGGCCCGGCCCTCCCCCGCAAGCACTGTCAGGGGAAGAGCGCCCTCAAGGAGGCAGCGGTCAAGTCAGGGTGGCCAGCGCTGGCGCAGAGGGGCGGCCTCGCTGAGGTTTTCTGGGGTTGCTCAGCAGCCTCTGAGCAACTAA